The nucleotide window GAATGGGAAGTTCACAATTGAGGCTTTTGAGGATATCATTCATCCAAACGGGGAGTTTCCGTTAGACCCTAAGATCTTGGCGGTCTCCTTTAGAGCTTCCTATGGAGCTTTTCTATCGGCATATTTTGGAGTGGACACAACGAGGAAAGTCTTTGAACTAGTCGAGGTCAAGGCACGGAAGGAGTTTTCTAAAATCCAGAATGCCAAACCCGGAATGCAGTACCTCATCGTGCTTCGCAAGAACTGATGATCCAAAGTATattattactttgaataatatttcaatattaatttttgttgtCATTATTGCAGTTCTCCTTCTTTCATCTCATGGTGTGTTGTCTcttgtccttttttttttaatatccaaaattgtttcttgtttttctcttttatcGTTGTCTTGTTGCGTTTGTATTCTCCATATCCTACAACTTAACAAATACATGGTTGATGTTTGAATTATTACATTTATCTGTATCATCTACGCAAAACAAAGGGCTAACACACATTTGTGTCAACAAGCAGGGACGTGCCTCGGTAAGGAAGAAAAGAATTAAGGGCATTTATTAATCtcatataaataatacataaaatataattgcacagttgacaaaaaaaattgcacAAACATAAACCTATAGCAGCTAagttttttaaatgattaaagAAAGGAATGTCAAAATGGATAAAAGTAAATGCATTAGTTATATACAATCCATACAATGGATAGAAAAATTGGATACATATggattaacaaataaaataaataaatgaatttcGTAGATTAGGTTAAAATGGTTTGAATTCGAATAAATAATGACATCGAAAGTCAAGAACAAGCTCTTAGTGACGTCACTCTACCTATCCAATCAACACAAATTGGAGCTCAGCAAGCTAGTCGAGCTCCACGAGCTAGACAACCTCAACAAATCAACCGGTACGTAATAGACGCCCTACTTCTAAATGGTGTACATCAGTTGAGGTTCAAGTTGCAGATGCTTGAGGTAGCTTATGATAAGCTGGATCCTTTCACTTTTGAAAAATCTGTAATGTGCACATTGGATCTTTGTTTAATGTTGGAGGACCTCCCTGGTTTCAAGAATATGACGTTACTATGGAATATGTAATCTTTATTGATTATCATATATTTAGTGTGCGATCCTTGCATCTAGTTTCTTTTATCTCAGTTTTTATAAGTTTGGTTATGAATCTGTTATTTCCTTGCAACATATTTTATGTTACGTGTGATTCTGACGTTAACAGATTTTCACTTGCAAGTTATATCATCTAAGCAAATTAAATTATCAacttaaacataaatttatataacttTCTTATTTTAGAAAACATTAACAGAATATCAAAAGAGAACACATTAAAAGTTGGGCTAACCATAGTTTAACCCATTTGTATACAAATTCCAGGTCTTAAAGAGGCTCAAACTCTTGATTTAACATCCCTACTTCTCGGCGCAACAATGTTTGGCGCTTCTGCATGGAACACTGTTTTGCTCTGCTACCCCCAACTCCAACCCACATCTAAACCAACATTACAAATGGTCATCAACATCAAGGCTGATCCAGAGGGCAAGCCACCCAAACCATTGATTAGGCCATTAGGGCATCTAGTTTAACGACacattttagtttgttttttattaatgtataagataaataaaattgatagcTTTATAGTTAGAAGAATATTTATTAGGCAATTTTAGTTATAATGCCCTAAGAGAATCAtgtttgaaattttataatttttaaaacaaaagtatacatttattaataattggtgatgattttttttatagaactaAGATTTTCTGATACCATAAGAAGTTAAAAATCCTATTGAAATActtagtttttttcaaaaaataatattatcaaaacacacatgaagttttacaaagttttttttcaatgaatgtgattaaaatatttgataatacgGAATTTTTGAACGGTTTATAGGAAAAAATGTaagaaaactatatttttagTGTTTTAAATTTACTAGTTCTTATAAACAGTTGAGTGTATTTTATTGTTAAtgaaattttaagttttttataaaataaataaataccatTTCATTCATCTTTCTTTTTAGAGTACTTTTAtgaagttttaaattatttttgcattttaattggtttataatattagataaattttatataaaagacataatttttaaattggCCTAGGGCCATGTATAACATTAAAACAGCATTGCTTAACACTACAATCATAAGCAATAAAACACTAAGGTCAAAAGAGTTGCGCAAATCACATGCCAGCAAATCTGCATCTTCAAGATGAGCAATCATCATCACATCTTCCTCAGATATGAACATACTTAAATTCACTTCCGACGCAAATCTGCATCTTCAAGTGATTATCAATCAACATATAATCCGGAATAAACAAGAAGTCCTCACTGGGTTCTTCCTGCTCTCTCACATTCTGGATTCTCTTCACCATCACCCCAAGCCTTAGCGTCGTAAACGAATTGAGCTTAGCTATACTGCACGAGAGGTTGGGCAATCCAAGAGACAAAGGCGCGATATGGTTCACGGTCACACAAAGACCAGCGTTAGTCCTTTTGAAAGTCTGGACCACAATCATATCGCCCTCCTTCTCTTCCTGAAAAACTGCCCTACTGGTCCTAGCGAGGTTGATGCTAAATATCTGAGGGGTGTTGAACACGAACGGGGTGAGGTCTTCCACGTCCCAAGAGTGCAGAAGACGAGCGTGGGCCTCAACCTCCTTGTAGCCGCCGGCGTAGTTGCAGTTCGTTACGGGGCACTGGCAACGGGTGTATAGACACACCTTCTCATGTGCTTGGTCCCCATACAACGTGGTTTCTTTACACCCGTACATGGCGTAACGACAGGGGACAGCAGATGATTCAATGACCATCTCCATGGCTCTGCATCTGATGTCACCGATGGGCATCCTACAGACAGGGCAGTGCTTATAGACTCTGGGGAGGCACGGAGAACAAGTTATATGCCCATTATGACACTGCAAAAGAATAAACACCAAAGtaattaaagataaaaaaattaaagacaaaggtaattaaaaattaa belongs to Brassica rapa cultivar Chiifu-401-42 chromosome A07, CAAS_Brap_v3.01, whole genome shotgun sequence and includes:
- the LOC103831115 gene encoding E3 ubiquitin-protein ligase SINA-like 5 → MPPPPRNPDHRSPKRPRFPLSPPVPEEEEEEEDDEFSDVSANDVEDRSDESADDEEDDVEVVAVVTVAEAQSRGYLGSSSSIPSSPVKLNSTEILDCPTCLEPLRGPIYQCHNGHITCSPCLPRVYKHCPVCRMPIGDIRCRAMEMVIESSAVPCRYAMYGCKETTLYGDQAHEKVCLYTRCQCPVTNCNYAGGYKEVEAHARLLHSWDVEDLTPFVFNTPQIFSINLARTSRAVFQEEKEGDMIVVQTFKRTNAGLCVTVNHIAPLSLGLPNLSCSIAKLNSFTTLRLGVMVKRIQNVREQEEPSEDFLFIPDYMLIDNHLKMQICVGSEFKYVHI